Proteins from a genomic interval of Pseudodesulfovibrio nedwellii:
- the guaA gene encoding glutamine-hydrolyzing GMP synthase, with product MHENRVLILDFGSQFTQLIARRVREAGVYSEIHPCNVDPERVKAFKPSALILSGGPSSVLEGGCPDLNMEYMEMGIPVLGICYGMQLLSHNLGGRVVASTDREYGRAQFTALNDCVLFDGVEEKEDLTVWMSHGDRVEAIPEGFVPMGKTDSIEFAAMGNVEKKIYALQFHPEVAHTTDGGTIIQNFLFKVAGLEASWSMAGFVETAIEDLKKQVGDDKVVLGLSGGIDSTVAAVMLHRAIGKNLHCIFVDNGLLRMGEKEEVIAFLAEHFDLNVKLVDAADEFLSDLVGVEDPEKKRKLIGYKFIEVFDREAKAIDGVKFLGQGTLYPDVIESESFKGPSAVIKSHHNVGGLPEKMNLKLVEPLRELFKDEVRRAAYELGLPEHIIWRQPFPGPGLSIRIIGEVTEERLEILRLADRIVQNEMVASDWYRKVWQGFAVLLPLKTVGVMGDDRTYENVIALRIVDSLDAMTADWSRLPSEVLARMSNRIINEVKGVNRVVLDISSKPPSTIEWE from the coding sequence ATGCACGAAAACAGAGTACTCATCCTTGATTTTGGCAGCCAGTTCACCCAGCTCATTGCGCGGCGCGTCCGCGAGGCCGGGGTGTACTCCGAGATTCATCCCTGTAATGTTGATCCTGAACGGGTCAAGGCATTCAAACCGTCCGCACTTATCCTGTCGGGTGGCCCTTCCAGTGTACTGGAAGGTGGATGTCCTGATTTGAACATGGAATACATGGAGATGGGCATCCCGGTGCTTGGCATTTGCTACGGCATGCAGCTGTTGTCCCATAACTTGGGCGGTAGAGTCGTTGCTTCCACGGACCGTGAATACGGCCGGGCACAATTTACCGCACTGAACGATTGTGTTCTCTTCGACGGTGTTGAAGAGAAGGAAGACCTGACGGTCTGGATGTCCCACGGTGACCGCGTTGAGGCTATTCCAGAGGGCTTTGTGCCCATGGGTAAGACCGATTCCATCGAGTTCGCTGCAATGGGCAACGTGGAAAAGAAAATTTACGCTTTGCAGTTCCACCCAGAAGTGGCTCATACCACCGACGGCGGAACTATTATTCAGAACTTCCTGTTCAAGGTTGCTGGTCTGGAAGCATCCTGGTCCATGGCCGGGTTTGTTGAGACCGCCATCGAAGATTTGAAGAAGCAGGTCGGTGACGATAAGGTCGTTCTTGGTCTGTCTGGCGGTATTGATTCAACTGTGGCCGCAGTTATGCTGCACAGGGCTATCGGCAAGAATTTGCACTGCATTTTTGTGGATAATGGTCTGCTTCGTATGGGTGAAAAGGAAGAAGTCATTGCTTTTCTGGCCGAGCATTTCGACCTGAACGTCAAGCTGGTGGACGCAGCAGACGAATTCTTGTCCGACTTGGTGGGCGTGGAAGATCCCGAGAAGAAGCGCAAGCTCATCGGCTACAAGTTTATCGAAGTTTTTGATCGCGAAGCCAAGGCCATTGATGGCGTGAAATTCTTGGGACAGGGCACTCTGTATCCAGATGTTATCGAATCCGAGTCCTTCAAAGGTCCTTCGGCGGTCATCAAGTCCCACCATAACGTGGGCGGCCTGCCGGAAAAGATGAATTTGAAACTGGTAGAACCACTTCGGGAGTTGTTCAAGGACGAAGTTCGTCGCGCCGCGTATGAACTTGGTCTGCCTGAACACATCATCTGGCGTCAGCCGTTCCCCGGTCCGGGCCTGTCCATTCGTATTATTGGCGAAGTGACCGAAGAGCGTTTGGAAATCCTGCGTTTGGCTGATCGGATCGTGCAGAATGAAATGGTCGCGTCCGATTGGTACCGCAAAGTTTGGCAGGGATTTGCCGTGTTGCTTCCCCTGAAAACCGTTGGTGTCATGGGCGATGACCGTACATATGAGAATGTTATTGCTTTGCGCATCGTAGATTCTCTTGATGCCATGACTGCTGATTGGTCCAGACTGCCGTCCGAAGTTTTGGCGCGCATGTCCAACCGGATTATCAATGAGGTCAAAGGTGTTAATCGTGTGGTTCTGGACATTTCGTCCAAGCCGCCGTCCACTATTGAATGGGAATAA
- the guaB gene encoding IMP dehydrogenase produces the protein MSKILDKALTFDDVLLVPGYSNILPDAVDVSTYLTPEIKLNIPLLSAAMDTVTESRMAISMARHGGAGVIHKNMSVREQAREIDRVKKSESGMISDPITVHPDDDLGKVKAIMAEYRISGLPVVKGDHLVGIITNRDIRFVKDDNPLVSELMTSRDLVTVPEGIDNEEAKRKLHQHRIEKLLVVDKDNRLKGLITIKDINKHKKYPDAVKDSRGRLLVGAAIGIGNDCLSRSEALLHAGADFLVLDSAHGHSENILKSTRELRAAYPQVQLIGGNIATYEGAKSLIEAGVDTVKVGIGPGSICTTRVVAGVGVPQITAIMEATRAAREADKCIIADGGIKFSGDVVKALACGANSCMMGSVLAGTDESPGETILYQGRTYKQYRGMGSIDAMKKGSSDRYFQEKSKKLVPEGIVGRVAFRGKVGESLYQFIGGLRSGMGYTGSATLDDLYEKSQMVQISPAGLRESHVHDVTITKESPNYRGDG, from the coding sequence ATGAGCAAGATTCTCGACAAGGCACTGACCTTTGATGACGTTCTCCTGGTACCGGGCTATTCCAACATCCTGCCCGACGCCGTCGACGTGTCAACCTACCTGACCCCCGAGATCAAACTGAACATCCCGCTTCTTTCTGCTGCCATGGACACGGTCACCGAGTCCCGCATGGCCATTTCCATGGCCCGGCACGGCGGCGCGGGTGTCATTCACAAGAACATGTCCGTCCGTGAGCAGGCTCGTGAAATCGATCGAGTCAAGAAGTCCGAGTCCGGCATGATCTCTGATCCCATCACTGTTCATCCTGATGATGATCTGGGCAAGGTCAAGGCTATTATGGCCGAATACCGTATTTCCGGTTTACCAGTGGTTAAAGGCGACCATCTGGTAGGTATTATAACCAACCGTGACATCCGGTTTGTCAAAGATGACAATCCGTTGGTGTCAGAACTCATGACCTCACGCGATCTCGTTACCGTGCCTGAAGGCATCGACAACGAAGAAGCCAAGCGCAAGTTGCATCAGCATCGCATTGAGAAATTGCTGGTGGTGGACAAAGACAATCGTCTCAAGGGTCTTATCACCATCAAGGACATCAATAAGCACAAGAAGTACCCTGATGCAGTCAAGGATTCCAGAGGGCGCCTGCTCGTTGGTGCGGCTATAGGCATCGGTAATGACTGCCTGAGTCGTTCTGAAGCTCTACTTCATGCTGGAGCCGATTTCTTGGTGCTTGATTCCGCGCACGGGCATTCAGAAAACATTCTTAAGTCTACACGGGAACTTCGTGCGGCTTATCCTCAGGTGCAGCTTATTGGTGGTAACATCGCCACTTATGAAGGAGCCAAGTCTCTTATCGAAGCTGGCGTTGACACTGTTAAGGTCGGTATTGGCCCCGGTTCTATTTGCACCACCCGTGTTGTAGCCGGTGTCGGCGTTCCGCAGATTACGGCGATCATGGAAGCCACTCGTGCAGCTCGTGAAGCCGATAAGTGCATCATCGCTGACGGTGGTATCAAGTTCTCCGGTGACGTGGTCAAGGCCTTAGCCTGCGGTGCCAACTCCTGCATGATGGGTTCGGTGCTCGCTGGTACTGACGAATCTCCGGGTGAGACCATTTTGTACCAAGGTCGTACCTACAAACAGTATCGCGGCATGGGTTCCATCGACGCCATGAAGAAGGGCAGCTCCGATCGCTACTTCCAGGAGAAATCCAAGAAGCTCGTGCCTGAAGGCATTGTTGGTCGTGTGGCCTTTCGTGGTAAGGTGGGCGAATCTTTGTATCAGTTCATCGGCGGCCTGCGGTCGGGTATGGGCTACACGGGTTCTGCTACTCTTGACGATCTGTACGAAAAGTCTCAGATGGTCCAGATTTCCCCGGCAGGTCTCAGAGAATCTCATGTGCATGATGTGACCATTACCAAGGAATCCCCGAACTACAGGGGTGACGGCTAA
- the tatB gene encoding Sec-independent protein translocase protein TatB has product MFGIGGPELLIICLVALVVIGPKKLPEMLRSLGKGVAEFKRVGNDVKSTLDDEVNKAEAESRKREVDEELARRKAEKAKLEAETAKAEAETAKAELEKAQVEASTSESSEKTKA; this is encoded by the coding sequence ATGTTTGGAATAGGCGGACCTGAATTACTGATTATCTGCTTGGTGGCACTTGTTGTCATCGGCCCTAAAAAATTGCCTGAAATGCTCCGTTCTCTGGGCAAGGGCGTGGCCGAATTCAAACGCGTTGGCAATGACGTCAAGTCCACGCTGGATGATGAGGTCAACAAGGCTGAAGCTGAATCGCGTAAGCGTGAAGTGGACGAAGAGTTGGCTCGTCGTAAGGCTGAAAAGGCCAAGCTGGAAGCTGAAACCGCCAAAGCTGAAGCCGAGACCGCCAAGGCCGAGTTGGAAAAAGCTCAGGTTGAAGCCTCTACCTCTGAATCATCCGAAAAAACAAAGGCTTAG
- a CDS encoding branched-chain amino acid ABC transporter permease: MEYFLELFLGGLTRGSIYALIALGYTMVYGIIELINFAHGEIYMIGAFTGLIVAGLLTMLGFPGIAILAIAVVCAVVWAAAYGYTIEKVAYKPLRGAPRLSPLISAIGMSIFLQNYVMLAQTSDFLPFPELIPEFGFMKSMGSIMSSSELVIILATVSSCVGLTLFIKFTKLGKAMRATAQNRKMAMLVGINVDMVISATFIIGSSLAAVGGVLIASHIGQINYYIGFIAGIKAFTAAVLGGIGSIPGAMLGALVLGLTEAFATGYVSSDYEDVFAFCLLVLILIFRPSGIMGKEKTQKV, encoded by the coding sequence ATGGAATATTTTCTTGAGCTGTTTTTGGGTGGACTGACCCGGGGCAGCATTTATGCTCTTATCGCTCTGGGCTACACCATGGTCTACGGCATTATCGAGCTTATCAACTTCGCTCATGGCGAGATTTACATGATCGGTGCGTTTACCGGGTTGATCGTCGCTGGATTATTGACGATGCTCGGTTTTCCCGGCATTGCCATCCTGGCTATTGCGGTGGTCTGCGCGGTCGTTTGGGCTGCGGCATATGGGTACACCATTGAAAAGGTCGCCTATAAGCCGTTGCGCGGTGCGCCTCGTCTTTCCCCGCTGATCTCTGCCATCGGTATGTCAATTTTCTTACAGAACTACGTTATGCTTGCCCAGACATCGGACTTTCTTCCGTTCCCTGAACTCATTCCCGAGTTCGGGTTCATGAAGTCCATGGGTTCCATCATGAGTTCTTCCGAACTGGTCATCATCCTTGCCACGGTATCTTCGTGTGTGGGACTGACGCTGTTCATCAAATTCACCAAGTTGGGCAAGGCCATGCGCGCCACGGCCCAAAATCGGAAAATGGCCATGCTCGTCGGCATCAATGTCGATATGGTTATTTCCGCGACCTTTATCATTGGGTCCAGTCTGGCTGCGGTTGGCGGTGTACTCATTGCCTCCCATATCGGTCAGATTAACTACTACATCGGCTTTATCGCGGGTATCAAGGCGTTTACCGCCGCAGTGCTCGGCGGCATCGGGTCCATTCCCGGCGCCATGCTTGGAGCCCTTGTACTTGGCCTGACCGAAGCCTTCGCAACCGGGTATGTCTCTTCAGACTACGAGGATGTGTTTGCGTTCTGTCTGTTGGTGCTGATCCTGATTTTCAGGCCATCAGGCATCATGGGCAAGGAAAAGACCCAGAAGGTCTAA
- a CDS encoding CcmD family protein, which translates to MSATTYIFIANVAVWLGVAGYLVFLASKSAGLEKRVQQLELLGDDNDS; encoded by the coding sequence ATGTCTGCAACCACTTATATCTTTATCGCAAATGTCGCTGTCTGGCTTGGTGTTGCCGGATATCTCGTATTCCTGGCGTCCAAGTCCGCAGGATTGGAAAAGCGCGTGCAGCAGCTCGAACTTTTGGGGGACGATAATGACAGCTAA
- a CDS encoding ABC transporter ATP-binding protein, with the protein MLELKNVNSFYGNIQALYDVNLHINQGEIITLIGANGAGKSTTLMTVCGVVQAREGKVLYEGDDISREAPNKIVAQGICQVPEGRLIFPELTVQENLDMGAFMRNDKNAIKRDMDYCYDLFPILAERRRQQGGTLSGGEQQMLAIGRALMAKPRLLLLDEPSMGLAPLVVRQIFEIIKKVNAENNTTIFLVEQNANLALKIGHRGYVMENGRVVLTDTCDKLLADEQVKKAYLGL; encoded by the coding sequence ATGCTCGAATTGAAAAATGTTAATAGTTTTTATGGAAATATTCAGGCTTTATATGATGTGAACCTGCATATCAATCAAGGGGAGATTATTACCTTGATCGGGGCCAACGGTGCAGGCAAGTCAACCACGCTCATGACCGTGTGTGGTGTAGTGCAGGCCCGTGAAGGCAAGGTGTTGTATGAAGGAGATGATATCTCTCGTGAAGCACCGAACAAGATTGTGGCTCAGGGAATTTGTCAAGTGCCGGAAGGGCGTTTGATCTTCCCGGAACTGACGGTTCAGGAAAATCTCGACATGGGCGCGTTCATGCGGAATGACAAGAACGCGATTAAACGGGATATGGATTATTGTTATGATTTGTTTCCCATTTTGGCAGAACGACGACGACAGCAGGGTGGAACCCTGTCAGGTGGGGAGCAACAGATGCTTGCCATCGGGCGTGCTCTTATGGCAAAGCCTCGTCTCCTGCTTCTGGATGAACCATCGATGGGGCTAGCGCCCTTGGTCGTCCGGCAGATCTTCGAAATTATCAAGAAGGTCAATGCGGAAAATAATACCACCATCTTTTTGGTGGAGCAGAACGCCAACCTCGCGCTCAAGATAGGGCACCGAGGGTACGTCATGGAAAATGGGCGAGTCGTTCTCACAGACACCTGCGACAAGCTCCTTGCGGATGAGCAGGTGAAAAAGGCCTACTTAGGCTTATAA
- a CDS encoding heme exporter protein CcmB, translated as MLKRAGILASKDLKLSMSGGQGLVQAVLLGLLLIFLFSLSKPLGGGISPQAAGAIFWLASAFGLVLVFNDLFAIEEANGARIGILSSPVPVHAVWIGKGVAGLSLLLISQLVFLPATAAFLGQTVHGPVWLLAVTLVGADIGLVVIGALLGALSQGQAARESLLSVIVFPLLLPVLLSGITLFGMCFSPEPIEGPDKWLGLIFAFDCLFSGAGLFLFPFVYSGEE; from the coding sequence ATGTTGAAACGTGCCGGAATACTCGCTTCCAAAGACCTCAAATTGTCCATGTCGGGCGGGCAGGGGTTAGTACAGGCCGTCTTGCTTGGTCTGTTGCTTATCTTTTTGTTTTCCTTGTCCAAACCGTTAGGCGGCGGCATTTCTCCGCAGGCGGCAGGGGCCATTTTCTGGCTTGCTTCTGCCTTTGGACTGGTGCTTGTCTTCAACGATCTTTTTGCTATCGAGGAAGCCAACGGCGCACGTATCGGTATCCTGTCTTCACCCGTGCCCGTGCATGCGGTATGGATTGGCAAAGGTGTGGCCGGGTTGAGTTTGCTCTTGATTTCCCAGCTTGTATTTCTTCCGGCCACGGCCGCGTTCCTTGGTCAAACGGTGCATGGTCCCGTGTGGCTGCTTGCCGTGACTTTGGTCGGCGCGGATATCGGTCTGGTGGTTATCGGTGCGCTTCTTGGGGCGTTATCTCAGGGGCAGGCCGCACGCGAATCCTTATTGTCTGTCATCGTTTTCCCGTTGTTGTTGCCCGTGTTGTTGTCTGGGATCACCTTGTTCGGTATGTGTTTTTCGCCGGAACCGATAGAAGGTCCTGACAAGTGGCTCGGTTTGATTTTTGCCTTTGATTGTTTGTTTTCCGGGGCCGGATTGTTCCTGTTCCCGTTCGTCTATAGTGGGGAAGAGTAA
- a CDS encoding branched-chain amino acid ABC transporter substrate-binding protein — MRVKLSLIALCLVMVAMLAACSGEAEKADEKADVETGEVAPAAKLVLGVAGAHSGDLASYGLPTVNAAKLVAAKINAAGGVNGAMVEVVAQDDQCKPELATNAATKMLSDDVKIVLGHICSGATKAAMPIYLDGKIVVMSPSATNPPLTQSGEYPNFFRTIAPDDAQAALEVEFAKSLGLKNIAIIHDKGDYGKGFASFCKQFIEADADIQVALFEGVTPGAVDYSAVVQKIKGSGADGVIFGGYHPEASKVVTGMRKKGLEVPFLSDDGVKDDTFIKVAGKYAEGVYATGPMDFSSNPLYQEAIAAHKAEFGADPGPFFPEAYSAALALLKAVENAGSTNYDKVIEALHTKKVDTPVGNIKFDARGDAEGVGFAIYQVQDGKYVEIK, encoded by the coding sequence ATGAGAGTCAAACTGAGTCTGATCGCTCTGTGCCTGGTCATGGTGGCCATGTTGGCAGCGTGTAGCGGTGAAGCTGAGAAAGCTGATGAAAAAGCTGATGTTGAAACTGGTGAAGTGGCTCCTGCTGCAAAGCTCGTTCTCGGTGTTGCTGGCGCCCATTCCGGTGATTTGGCCTCCTATGGCCTGCCCACTGTTAATGCAGCCAAGCTTGTTGCAGCCAAGATAAATGCAGCCGGTGGCGTCAATGGCGCTATGGTTGAAGTTGTTGCACAGGATGATCAGTGCAAGCCTGAATTGGCTACCAACGCAGCCACGAAGATGTTGTCCGACGACGTGAAGATCGTGCTCGGTCACATTTGTTCCGGCGCGACCAAGGCCGCTATGCCCATCTATCTTGATGGCAAGATCGTGGTTATGTCTCCTTCCGCAACCAATCCGCCGTTGACCCAGTCTGGCGAATATCCGAACTTTTTCCGTACCATCGCTCCTGATGACGCGCAGGCTGCCCTCGAAGTTGAATTCGCTAAAAGCCTCGGTCTCAAAAATATTGCCATCATTCACGACAAAGGTGATTATGGTAAGGGTTTTGCCTCTTTCTGCAAGCAGTTCATCGAAGCTGATGCTGACATTCAGGTCGCTTTGTTTGAAGGCGTAACCCCCGGTGCTGTCGACTATTCCGCCGTTGTTCAGAAGATCAAGGGCTCCGGCGCTGATGGTGTCATTTTCGGTGGTTACCATCCCGAAGCTTCCAAGGTCGTTACCGGCATGCGTAAGAAGGGCCTTGAAGTTCCTTTCCTGTCTGACGATGGTGTGAAGGACGATACTTTCATCAAGGTCGCTGGCAAATACGCTGAAGGCGTGTATGCTACCGGTCCCATGGATTTCTCTTCCAATCCGCTCTATCAAGAAGCTATTGCCGCTCATAAGGCAGAATTCGGTGCCGATCCCGGCCCGTTCTTCCCGGAAGCATACTCCGCCGCTTTGGCTTTGCTCAAGGCTGTTGAGAATGCAGGTAGCACCAATTACGACAAGGTTATCGAAGCCCTTCATACCAAGAAGGTCGATACACCGGTTGGTAATATCAAGTTCGATGCCAGGGGCGATGCCGAAGGCGTTGGTTTTGCCATCTACCAGGTGCAAGACGGCAAGTACGTTGAAATTAAGTAG
- a CDS encoding tetratricopeptide repeat protein, whose translation MTANVTTFGRKAVILTVVLAIGAMFVTSFVYRMENPNLFVKAQQPQHTANDGHDHDGDGVPDNEGQAAMGGVSNGAMSKVKEFMARVDANPNDAEALVGLGNSFLMMRAWDRALQPLLKARSLQPDNTTVLKGIGIAYFNKEDFTKAAESYEAILKIDNKDTLALFNLGVINKHYFKKPDEAGTYFSRVLELEKDDQEMIKLAREELGK comes from the coding sequence ATGACAGCTAATGTGACCACATTTGGCCGTAAAGCCGTTATTCTGACTGTGGTTTTGGCTATTGGTGCCATGTTTGTGACCAGTTTTGTCTATCGCATGGAAAATCCGAACCTGTTCGTGAAGGCACAACAGCCGCAACATACAGCCAACGACGGTCATGATCACGATGGCGATGGTGTGCCTGATAATGAAGGGCAGGCAGCCATGGGTGGTGTCTCAAATGGTGCCATGTCCAAGGTCAAGGAATTCATGGCTCGCGTCGATGCCAATCCTAACGATGCCGAAGCGCTTGTTGGTCTTGGGAATTCTTTTCTCATGATGCGAGCTTGGGATCGTGCTCTGCAACCGCTTTTGAAGGCTCGTTCACTTCAGCCCGACAACACTACTGTCCTGAAGGGGATTGGTATTGCCTATTTTAACAAGGAAGATTTCACCAAGGCCGCAGAATCCTATGAAGCCATTCTGAAAATTGATAATAAAGACACGCTTGCACTCTTTAATTTGGGTGTCATTAACAAACATTATTTTAAAAAGCCCGACGAAGCGGGAACATACTTTTCTCGGGTTCTAGAACTGGAAAAGGATGATCAGGAGATGATAAAGCTGGCTCGTGAGGAACTTGGTAAGTAA
- the ccsA gene encoding cytochrome c biogenesis protein CcsA, protein MKVKVLALLAGLALLVHQSMIWFYAPVAQSGPVQKIFYMHLPCSWWALVSFFVVFVSSILYLFNRKDVYDRVAGAAAELGVLFATLALVTGSVWARAEWGHWWLWDPKLTTALIMWYVYAGYLVLRNTPMGRDRKALVCAVLGIVAFLDVPLVFFAAKLWGSAHPDGLAREGSGMAVRMWYTVLAGLVAFGFMWGAMLLTRIKQLGQHAKLEAMLIWDDEN, encoded by the coding sequence ATGAAAGTGAAAGTGCTCGCACTGTTGGCAGGTCTGGCCCTGCTCGTGCATCAGTCCATGATTTGGTTTTACGCACCAGTGGCCCAATCCGGTCCGGTGCAGAAAATTTTCTATATGCACTTGCCTTGTTCGTGGTGGGCGCTGGTTTCTTTTTTCGTGGTCTTCGTGTCGTCCATTCTCTACCTGTTCAACCGTAAGGATGTGTATGACCGGGTGGCCGGAGCCGCTGCGGAACTGGGTGTTCTGTTTGCCACGCTTGCCTTGGTGACCGGTTCGGTCTGGGCACGAGCAGAGTGGGGACATTGGTGGCTCTGGGATCCGAAGCTGACCACCGCGCTTATCATGTGGTATGTGTACGCTGGCTATTTGGTGCTCAGAAATACACCGATGGGACGGGACCGAAAGGCCTTGGTTTGTGCCGTGCTTGGTATCGTCGCATTTCTGGATGTACCGCTTGTCTTTTTCGCAGCCAAATTATGGGGCAGTGCTCATCCCGATGGATTGGCCCGTGAGGGTTCGGGGATGGCAGTCCGCATGTGGTACACGGTACTCGCCGGTTTGGTCGCCTTTGGTTTCATGTGGGGAGCCATGCTGCTTACACGCATTAAACAACTGGGCCAGCATGCAAAGCTCGAAGCCATGCTTATCTGGGATGATGAAAATTAG
- a CDS encoding ABC transporter ATP-binding protein → MNNPVLNVKTVCKDFGGIRALDEVDLVVNDKEIVALIGPNGAGKTTFFNCITGIYTPTSGDVIIDPDASGHHVRINGKKPNIVTEYGMARTFQNIRLFHSMTALENVMIGTHCRTKASIWGAVSRNKAAREEEQAVIEKAYHLLELVGLSEFADELSSNMPYGKQRRLEIARALATDPFLLLLDEPAAGMNPQETLDLEQLIMDIREQFNISIMLIEHDMKMVMSMSDRIYVLDYGRMIATGTPQEIAENPTVIKAYLGEDHDD, encoded by the coding sequence ATGAATAATCCAGTCTTGAACGTCAAAACGGTGTGTAAGGACTTCGGGGGCATTCGTGCTTTGGACGAAGTCGATCTCGTCGTGAACGATAAGGAAATCGTGGCTCTGATCGGCCCGAACGGCGCAGGGAAGACTACGTTCTTCAACTGCATTACCGGTATCTATACCCCAACTTCTGGCGATGTGATCATTGACCCGGATGCGTCTGGTCATCATGTGCGGATCAACGGTAAGAAGCCGAACATTGTTACTGAATATGGCATGGCTCGTACCTTCCAGAATATCCGGCTGTTTCATTCCATGACCGCTTTGGAAAATGTTATGATCGGCACTCATTGCCGTACCAAGGCGTCGATCTGGGGTGCTGTCTCCCGTAACAAGGCCGCCCGGGAAGAAGAGCAGGCCGTTATTGAAAAGGCATACCACCTGTTGGAACTGGTTGGTCTGAGCGAATTTGCCGATGAACTGTCATCTAACATGCCGTACGGTAAACAACGCAGGCTTGAAATTGCCCGTGCATTGGCCACGGACCCATTTCTGCTCTTGCTGGATGAGCCGGCTGCGGGTATGAACCCGCAAGAAACGTTGGATTTGGAACAGCTCATCATGGATATTCGTGAGCAGTTCAACATCTCTATTATGCTTATTGAGCACGACATGAAAATGGTTATGTCCATGTCCGATCGCATTTACGTCCTTGATTACGGACGCATGATCGCAACGGGCACGCCGCAGGAAATCGCCGAGAATCCGACGGTCATCAAAGCTTACCTCGGGGAGGATCACGATGACTAA
- a CDS encoding ABC transporter permease subunit, which yields MAQQSFISFFLSAGCDNFAQALKRSFVAALWFAFLTFPIMVIRVDTIEKTVAWHWDRMAYIALVVFFGSFVWRWLLARKELKKDESKEESRMESLLTKVQSNIVLKLIALGAIALVAAAFPQVFNLYQTNIMVSCLVYIVLGLGLNIVVGLAGLLDLGYVAFYAVGAYAYALCNMHWGIGFWFMLPIGAILGALLGVILGFPVLRLRGDYLAIVTLGFGEIIRLVLENWGDVTMGPSGISGIDRPALFGMKIGVIASTQYMYYIMLGLLVFTIFCVNRLQNSRIGRAWLALREDEIACQAMGIDKMKTKLMAFALGATWAGMAGVVFAAKTSFINPASFTFWESAIILSIVVIGGMGSIRGVVAGAIILILLPEYLRDFAEFRMLLFGAIMVLVMVFRPQGLISAKRKIYKYTASKTASAGNE from the coding sequence ATGGCCCAGCAGAGCTTCATCAGCTTCTTCTTGTCCGCCGGGTGCGATAATTTCGCTCAGGCTTTGAAGAGGTCGTTCGTCGCTGCTCTCTGGTTCGCCTTTCTGACATTCCCGATCATGGTTATCAGGGTCGACACCATTGAGAAAACGGTGGCATGGCACTGGGATCGTATGGCGTATATTGCCTTGGTTGTCTTTTTTGGTTCCTTTGTCTGGCGTTGGTTATTGGCCCGTAAGGAACTCAAGAAAGATGAGAGCAAAGAGGAATCCCGTATGGAATCCCTGCTCACCAAGGTGCAGTCCAATATTGTATTAAAATTAATAGCCCTCGGCGCTATCGCTTTGGTCGCTGCCGCATTTCCGCAGGTCTTCAATCTGTATCAGACCAATATTATGGTTTCCTGTCTCGTGTATATTGTACTCGGTTTGGGACTCAATATTGTTGTCGGTCTAGCCGGTTTGCTTGATCTTGGATACGTGGCCTTCTACGCAGTAGGCGCGTATGCCTATGCCTTGTGCAACATGCACTGGGGTATCGGTTTTTGGTTCATGCTGCCTATAGGCGCAATACTTGGCGCACTCCTTGGCGTCATTCTCGGTTTCCCCGTCCTGCGTTTGCGTGGTGATTATCTGGCTATCGTCACTCTTGGTTTTGGTGAGATTATTCGGCTGGTGCTGGAAAACTGGGGTGATGTCACCATGGGACCTTCCGGTATCTCCGGCATTGATCGTCCGGCACTGTTCGGCATGAAAATCGGTGTTATCGCTTCGACTCAATATATGTATTATATCATGCTCGGTTTGTTGGTCTTTACCATTTTCTGTGTCAACAGATTGCAGAATTCGCGTATCGGCAGAGCGTGGCTCGCATTGCGAGAAGATGAAATCGCGTGTCAGGCAATGGGCATCGACAAGATGAAGACCAAGCTCATGGCTTTTGCTCTGGGTGCCACTTGGGCCGGCATGGCCGGTGTGGTTTTTGCGGCCAAGACAAGCTTTATTAACCCGGCGTCATTCACTTTCTGGGAGTCGGCCATTATCCTGTCTATCGTTGTTATCGGTGGCATGGGGTCCATTCGTGGTGTTGTCGCCGGTGCCATTATTCTGATTTTGCTGCCGGAGTATCTCCGAGATTTCGCCGAATTCAGAATGCTCCTGTTCGGAGCAATCATGGTTTTGGTCATGGTGTTCAGGCCGCAGGGATTGATCAGTGCAAAGCGCAAAATCTATAAATACACAGCTTCCAAAACTGCGAGTGCAGGCAATGAATAA